From the genome of Falco peregrinus isolate bFalPer1 chromosome W, bFalPer1.pri, whole genome shotgun sequence, one region includes:
- the LOC129783181 gene encoding uncharacterized protein LOC129783181, translating into MSRSQTRERREENLLYPLRETAMGGPQPGVGFVSVPLSSGDVMEFKKEMGHLLEDPLGVAERFDQFLGPNIYTWDEMESILKILFTNEERGMIRTAGMRHWDQRHQQGPAGDEKWPLQRPNWNNQDLVHRNNMVDLRDMIIQRIRELQVIGAKEEPFKVPLKRNVTIEAPNKYGVGTFLLVPEAEYNLLGRDLMVELGINLEVDQEELKIRLCLLTTEDEAKINPETWYSPGSVGKLNIKPITVSIKDPDQPIRIKQYPISREGREGLQPVIEGLLAQGLLEPCMSPHNTPILPVKKPDGSYRLVQDLRAVNE; encoded by the coding sequence ATGTCTAGAAGTCAAACtagagaaaggagggaggaaaatctATTGTATCCATTAAGGGAGACTGCTATGGGGGGACCACAACCCGGAGTTGGATTTGTATCTGTACCCCTCAGCTCTGGGGATGTGATggaatttaagaaagaaatgggacACTTGTTAGAGGACCCATTAGGGGTAGCCGAACGTTTTGATCAGTTCCTCGGGCCTAACATTTATACTTGGGATGAAATGGAGTCTATTTTAAAGATCTTGTTTACAAACGAAGAACGAGGAATGATCAGAACAGCAGGTATGAGACACTGGGACCAGAGACATCAGCAAGGTCCCGCCGGAGATGAAAAATGGCCCCTGCAAAGGCCCAATTGGAACAATCAAGACCTCGTACATAGAAATAATATGGTAGATCTCCGGGATATGATAATTCAGAGGATTAGAGAACTCCAAGTAATTGGTGCAAAGGAGGAACCTTTCAAAGTGCCCCTGAAAAGGAATGTAACAATAGAAGCTCCAAATAAATATGGGGTGGGAACATTTTTATTGGTCCCAGAAGCTGAATATAACCTTCTGGGACGAGACCTGATGGTGGAATTAGGAATCAATTTGGAAGTAGATcaagaggaattaaaaataagattatgcTTATTAACCACGGAAGATGAAGCCAAGATTAATCCAGAAACTTGGTATAGCCCAGGGTCGGTGGGAAAATTAAATATCAAACCGATCACGGTCTCCATAAAAGACCCAGACCAGCCAATTAGGATAAAACAGTATCCCATCTCTagagaggggagagaagggTTGCAGCCAGTAATTGAGGGACTTCTGGCCCAAGGGCTTTTGGAACCCTGTATGTCTCCCCACAATACTCCCATATTGCCCGTAAAGAAGCCGGATGGGTCTTATCGTTTAGTACAAGATCTGAGAGCTGTAAATGAATGA